The following is a genomic window from Rhodoferax sp. PAMC 29310.
GCGAATCAGGCCGAAATAGCGCTCGCTGATGAAGTCTTGCGTGCTGCTTTTGTCATCGCAGCAAGTCTTCAGTCCGTCCCAAAAGGCCTCGGGTAGCGACCAGTTGTAGTGCGCCCCGGCAATTGTCTGCATGTGGCGGCCATAGCGCAGGCCCAGACCTTCTCGGTACGCGGCCTTCATCTTGGCAGGGTTGGAACTGCCGTAGTTGGCGATGGCGATGTCTTTGTCGTCACCCACCACGCAGGGCATGGAGCCAGCCCACATGACTCCACCCTGTAATTGCCGTGCCGTGAAGCGGTGAATGTCTCGCAGAAAGTCCAGCGGGAATGCGGGATCTTGCGACGGCGGAGTGATGAACTCAAGCAACGCCTCGGCGTAGTCGGTGGTGATCCAGGGGTGGGTCAGCTTGGAGCCCAGTGCCAGTGGGTGAAGGGTTTTGGCCAATGTGCCGTTGGCGTCTACGCGCAAACATTCGCGCTCGTAGCCCCGGGTGATGCCGCGCAGCACCTGGGCGGGCTCGTGGCTGGAAAACTGACGCACCGCGTCACAACAGGTGAACTTCAACATGAACTTGTTTCTTCTTCTCTGTAAATCGGCCCGCAGTATGGCAGTTTTTGACAAGCAATGCCCGGCTTGGTGTGAGGTCTGTCAACCGCGGTTAACCTCATGGGGAATGGCTCCGCTGAAGTTGGTCTGGCGGTTTCCCTGACTTTTTTGCAAGGTTTATATGGCTGATTTTGATTTTGACCTGTTTGTCATTGGTGGCGGTAGCGGTGGCGTGCGCGCCGCTCGCATGGCAGCCCAGCGCGGCGTGCGCGTCGCCATGGCCGAAGCCGGGGGCACGGAGGGCCTGGGCGGCACCTGCGTGAACGTGGGCTGTATTCCCAAAAAACTCTACAGCTACGCCGCCCACTTTGCCGAAAGTTTTGAGGAGTCGCATGGTTTTGGCTGGGAAGGCGCAGCCCCCAAATTGAACTGGGCCACCCTCAAGACCAACCGCCACGCCGAGATTTTCCGACTCAATGGGGTCTACCTGAAGCTTTTGAGCGGCTCCGGCGTGACAGTGCTCAATGGCTACGCCCGGCTGATCGATCACCACACGGTAGAGGTGAACTTGGGCGATGCGGCCACGCCTCAGCTTCAGCGGTTCAGTGCCAAACACATTCTGGTGGCAACCGGTGGACGGCCTTTTGTGCCGCATATGACAGGGCATGAGCATGTGCTCACATCGAACGATATGTTTGATCTTGACCCGTTTCCGGCGCGACTGGTGGTGGTCGGCGGTGGCTACATCGCCTGCGAATTTGCGTCCATCTTTAACGGGCTGGGCTCAAAAGTGACTCAGCTTTACCGCAGTGAACAGGTGCTGCGCGGGTTTGACGATGAAGTGCGGCATTTTGTGGCCGCTGAGATGGTGAAGACGGGCGTTGATTTGCGCCTGAACGCAGGTGTGCTGGCCGTGCACAAAACACCGCAGGGGCTGGAAGTCATGTTGGAGGGCGGCGGCTCGGTCATGACCGACGCCGTGTTGTACGCCACCGGGCGTATCCCTAACGTCAAGGGGCTGGGTTTGGAGCAAATGGGTGTTATTCAGGCCGCTGACGGCGCGATCGTCGTCAATGAGTTTTACCAAACCAACGTCCCGTCGGTTTTCGCGCTGGGCGACGTGACCTCACGCGTGCAACTGACCCCGGTGGCATTGGGCGAGGCCATGATGCTGGTGGATCATTTGTTTGGCCCGCAAGCAGGCAAGGCGAAGCGCAGCATGAGCTACGAGTTCATCCCAACCGCCGTGTTCACCCATCCCAACATCGGCACCGTCGGCCATGGCGAGGCGCAGGCGCGCAAGCTGTTCGGAGCGGTGACTGTGTTCCGAAGCGAGTTCAAGGCCCTCAAGCACACCTTGAGCGGCAGCACCGAGCGCACGCTGATGAAATTGATTGTGGAAGATGCCACGGACCGCGTGGTGGGCTTGCATATGGTCGGGCCAGACGCGGGCGAGGTGGTGCAGGGCTTTGCCGTGGCCATGAAAGCCGGGGCCACCAAGACCATTTTTGATAGCACCATTGGCATTCACCCCACCGCCGCCGAAGAGTTCGTGACGATGCGCGAGCCGGTGGCCCGCTCCGCTGCGGTTTGACAACAGAGACAATCCAGCCATGCCCCATTTACCTGCTTTTATTGCCCCCGCCCGATTCACCGATCCGGCCGCCGCCTTGGCGAAGGCCCGTGAGATCTACGACAGCAGCATTGCCCACCTGCGCGAAGCCATGCAGCGCTTTGTTGCCGGCGAGGTCTTGCCCGGCCACGTGCGGGCCTGCTATCCGTTTGTCCGTGTGCAAACCGACACCGTTGCACGCAAAGGGCCATCCCCTGACGCTGCGCAACTGAGTTTTGGCTTTGTTGCCGGGCCTGGGCGGTTTGAGACCACGTTGAGCCGGCCCGACCTGTACGCCGATTACTACTTGGACCAATTCACCCTGCTGTTGCAAAACCATGGGGTGGAGTTAGAGGTGGGTACCAGCTCGCAACCGATTCCGGTGCATTTTTCGTTCGCCGAGAACGACCACATTGAAGGGAGCCTGAGCCTGGAGCGTCGTCAGTTGATGCGCGATGTATTTGACCTGCCCGATCTGGCGGCCATGGACGACGGCATTGCCAATGGCACGCATCAGCCAGGCCCTGGCGAGGCACAACCGTTGTCGTTGTTCACGGCGCCGCGTGTGGACTACTCACTGCACCGGCTACGTCACTACACCGGCACGGCGCCCGAGCACTTCCAGAACTTTGTGCTGTTCACCAACTACCAGTTCTACATCGACGAGTTTGTGCGCCTGGGTCATGAAGCCATGGCCGACGCCAACAGCGAGTACATCGCCTTTATTGAGCCCGGCAATGTGGTGACTCGCCGAGTGGGCACCACTAGTCTGCCCGGAGACGAATTGGGCAAAGTGCCGCCGCGTTTGCCCCAAATGCCGGGCTACCACCTGGTTCGCGCCGACCGCTGTGGCATCAGCATGGTCAATATTGGGGTGGGCCCGGCCAATGCAAAAACCATCACCGACCACATTGCGGTGCTGCGCCCCCATGCCTGGCTGATGCTGGGCCATTGCGCCGGCCTGCGCAACAGCCAGCAGTTGGGCGACTATGTGCTGGCCCACGCCTATGTGCGGGAAGACCATGTGCTGGACGAGGAGCTGCCCTTGTGGGTGCCCATTCCGGCGCTGGCCGAGGTTCAGCAGGCCCTGGAAGCCGCCGTGTGCGATGTGACCCAGCTCAAAGGGTCTGAGCTGAAAAGCATCATGCGAACTGGCACGGTCGCCTCAACCGACAACCGCAACTGGGAGCTCTTGCCCGACAACGGTCCACAACGCCGCTTCAGCCAAAGCCGCGCCGTGGCGCTGGACATGGAAAGCGCCACCATTGCCGCCAACGGGTTTCGTTTTCGCGTGCCTTACGGAACGCTTTTGTGTGTGAGTGACAAACCCCTGCACGGCGAGATCAAGCTGCCCGGCATGGCCAATCACTTTTACCGAGAGCGGGTGGACCAGCACCTGCGCATTGGCATACGCGCCGTTGAGTTGTTACGGGTCCAAGGCGTTGATCAGCTTCACAGCCGCAAGCTGCGCAGCTTTGCTGAGGTAGCGTTTCAGTAATGGGGTTGGCGGCAGGGGAGGTGATGAGCCAAACCGCTTCTGCTAGCGTCCTGCACCCCGTTTTGGCCGGGCTTGGATTTTTGCTGCTGAGCGCCTGCGCTTCCATTTCGTCGCCGCAGGAGCGGGCGCAGTTGGCAGACCAGCTCTCGCAATCCCGGGGTTGGCAAAGTCAGCGACTGCATGTGGGCCCTTTTCAACTGGTGTCGTATGGCCCGAAGCGGATTGTCCCAGACGAGGCGTTGACGGTCTACATCGAGGGGGATGGTTTTTCGTGGATTTCTGGCTCACAACCCTCCTTGGACCCCACGCCGATTGATCCCTTGGCGTTGCGGCTTGCTTTGGCGCAACCTGCCGGTCATGCGGTGTATCTGGCCAGACCTTGCCAGTATGTGGGTGCGAGCTTGCCCGGGTGTGACAGTCGCTATTGGACGAATTGGCGATTCGCGCCTGAGGTGATTGAGGCGACTCGCCGTGCTGTCAATGAATTAAAGCAACAGCATGGCGCGCAGCGTTTGACGCTGGTGGGGTATTCGGGCGGCGGTGCGGTGGCGGCGCTGGTGGCAGTCGGACGCCACGACGTGCAGTCTTTGGTTACCGTGGCGGGGAATCTGGATCACCGGGCCTGGACAACCATGCAGCGCATTGATCCGCTGGCAGGTTCGCTCAACCCGGCAGATGCGAGTTCTGCCCTGCAGGGGGTGGCGCAATGGCATTGGGTGGGCGGGCGTGACCGTGTGGTTCCGCTCTCGGTGGCTCAATCGTATGCGGCGCGTTTTCCAGCGACCCAGCGGCCTTTGGTCCTCGTTGAAGCAGCCAATGACCATCGGTGTTGCTGGGTACAAGACTGGCCCCGGTTGTGGAGTGGGATGGCGCGCGTCAACGATGAGTGATTGGGTTGGGTGCGCCAGCTGTTGCGGTTTCAAGAGGGAAAATCAACGGGTCACCCTGAGTCAAGCCACTCAGGCGCCTTGAGCCGCCTTGATCATGTCGGCCGCCTTCTCGGCAATCATGATCACGGGTGCGTTGGTATTGCCGCTGACGACATTGGGCATGATGGAGGCATCCACCACGCGCAAACCTTCAATGCCATGCACGCGCAGCTGTGCGTCCACCACATCTAACGCCCCTTTGCCCATGCGACAGGTGCTAACCGGGTGGTAAATCGTGTCAGCGTAGTCGCGAACAAAGCGTTCGATTTCTGCGTCGGTATGAACTTTGGATGACGCGGCCAACTCATGGCCTCCCAACGCCGCCAGGGCGGGCTGAGACAGGATGTTTCGGATGAGTTTGAACCCGCGAATCATGCGGTCCATGTCGTCCCGGTCGCTCAAAAAGTTGGGGTCAATGAGTGGCGGGGCGAGCGGGTCTTTGCTGGCCAGTCGCACGCTGCCCCGGCTGCGAGGGCGAAGCAGACACACATGAAGCGAGTGGCCGTGGCCGAAGACAGTGGTGCGACCGTGGTTCACCAGCTTGCCGACGACAAAATGCAGCTGCAAGTCAGGGGTGGCTTCGCTGGACTGGCTTTTGATGAATCCGCCTGCTTCGGCGAAATTGCTGGTGAGTATTCCGCGCCGGTGCTTGCGCCATTCAAACAGGCCCTTCAGCCCTTGAATCGCTCCACTCAAGGAAAGGCCAAACGACTCTGTCGCTTTGGGGGCGTTGGTGACCAGCACCACGTCGGGGTGGTCGTGCAGGTTTTGGCCGACACCGGGCAGGTCGTGAACGGTGGCAATGCTGTTTTCCAACAGATGTTCACGCGGGCCAATGCCCGACAGCATCAAGATTTGAGGGGACTGCAAGGCGCCCGCGCACAGCAAGACCTCCCGCGTGGCCTTGAGTTGTTTGACCTGTCCTTCGTGCTGAAACTCGACGCCCACCGCGCGCTTGCGCTCCATCAGAATCCGGGTGGTGTGGGCCCCCGTGAAGACATGAAGGTTGGGGCGAGACAGGTTGGGTGTCAGGTAGGCTTTGGCGGCGCTGTAGCGCTCGCCATTTTTGTGGGTGACCTGGTACAGGCCCACCCCCTCCTGGCTTTCACCATTGAAGTCGGTGTTGTGAACCTGGCCAGCCTGCACCC
Proteins encoded in this region:
- the gorA gene encoding glutathione-disulfide reductase, which translates into the protein MADFDFDLFVIGGGSGGVRAARMAAQRGVRVAMAEAGGTEGLGGTCVNVGCIPKKLYSYAAHFAESFEESHGFGWEGAAPKLNWATLKTNRHAEIFRLNGVYLKLLSGSGVTVLNGYARLIDHHTVEVNLGDAATPQLQRFSAKHILVATGGRPFVPHMTGHEHVLTSNDMFDLDPFPARLVVVGGGYIACEFASIFNGLGSKVTQLYRSEQVLRGFDDEVRHFVAAEMVKTGVDLRLNAGVLAVHKTPQGLEVMLEGGGSVMTDAVLYATGRIPNVKGLGLEQMGVIQAADGAIVVNEFYQTNVPSVFALGDVTSRVQLTPVALGEAMMLVDHLFGPQAGKAKRSMSYEFIPTAVFTHPNIGTVGHGEAQARKLFGAVTVFRSEFKALKHTLSGSTERTLMKLIVEDATDRVVGLHMVGPDAGEVVQGFAVAMKAGATKTIFDSTIGIHPTAAEEFVTMREPVARSAAV
- a CDS encoding AMP nucleosidase; the encoded protein is MPHLPAFIAPARFTDPAAALAKAREIYDSSIAHLREAMQRFVAGEVLPGHVRACYPFVRVQTDTVARKGPSPDAAQLSFGFVAGPGRFETTLSRPDLYADYYLDQFTLLLQNHGVELEVGTSSQPIPVHFSFAENDHIEGSLSLERRQLMRDVFDLPDLAAMDDGIANGTHQPGPGEAQPLSLFTAPRVDYSLHRLRHYTGTAPEHFQNFVLFTNYQFYIDEFVRLGHEAMADANSEYIAFIEPGNVVTRRVGTTSLPGDELGKVPPRLPQMPGYHLVRADRCGISMVNIGVGPANAKTITDHIAVLRPHAWLMLGHCAGLRNSQQLGDYVLAHAYVREDHVLDEELPLWVPIPALAEVQQALEAAVCDVTQLKGSELKSIMRTGTVASTDNRNWELLPDNGPQRRFSQSRAVALDMESATIAANGFRFRVPYGTLLCVSDKPLHGEIKLPGMANHFYRERVDQHLRIGIRAVELLRVQGVDQLHSRKLRSFAEVAFQ
- a CDS encoding GMC family oxidoreductase, with protein sequence MFDYIIIGGGSAGCVLAARLTENPDINVALLEAGPADKSVFIHCPAGLAVIAKTGMAGWGMNTTPQPGLNGREGYMPRGKVLGGSSSINAMVYIRGQREDYDQWAAEGNPGWSFDEVLPYFKRAEHNERGADALHGSNGPLNVMDLRSPNRYGPVFVEAGVQAGQVHNTDFNGESQEGVGLYQVTHKNGERYSAAKAYLTPNLSRPNLHVFTGAHTTRILMERKRAVGVEFQHEGQVKQLKATREVLLCAGALQSPQILMLSGIGPREHLLENSIATVHDLPGVGQNLHDHPDVVLVTNAPKATESFGLSLSGAIQGLKGLFEWRKHRRGILTSNFAEAGGFIKSQSSEATPDLQLHFVVGKLVNHGRTTVFGHGHSLHVCLLRPRSRGSVRLASKDPLAPPLIDPNFLSDRDDMDRMIRGFKLIRNILSQPALAALGGHELAASSKVHTDAEIERFVRDYADTIYHPVSTCRMGKGALDVVDAQLRVHGIEGLRVVDASIMPNVVSGNTNAPVIMIAEKAADMIKAAQGA
- a CDS encoding alpha/beta fold hydrolase — its product is MSQTASASVLHPVLAGLGFLLLSACASISSPQERAQLADQLSQSRGWQSQRLHVGPFQLVSYGPKRIVPDEALTVYIEGDGFSWISGSQPSLDPTPIDPLALRLALAQPAGHAVYLARPCQYVGASLPGCDSRYWTNWRFAPEVIEATRRAVNELKQQHGAQRLTLVGYSGGGAVAALVAVGRHDVQSLVTVAGNLDHRAWTTMQRIDPLAGSLNPADASSALQGVAQWHWVGGRDRVVPLSVAQSYAARFPATQRPLVLVEAANDHRCCWVQDWPRLWSGMARVNDE